The nucleotide window agagagagagaaagaccaTACCTTGACGCGCTTTCTTCTTCCACCAACTCAACGTCACTCCAGAAGGAAAAAGAACATTGGCACACGGAAAGAAAATGTCTCACGTGTTGGAGATATTTGTCCTGATCCTGTTTCACTGTAAGTACGCTCCATATAATGCAGCCGCTAATTGCCAGTTTATCGTTCTGTGCAGTTAACAACTTACTACACAATAAATGTAGCAATACAACAACCGGATTATTATTTAGCCTACTGCTAAAACAGTAAGTATTTTAACTTGAAATAATGTGGTAAATTGAATTTTTCAACACATGTCGGACGTCCATTATTAAAATtggttttggggaaaaaaggcagaaacacAAACCAGCGAAGGCATATTTCATGTGAAGACGTATAAAatctatatatacagtatatttcataaatcgtttttaaaatgataaaacaccAACAACATAACATGAATAGGATAAATATGCATGCCCATAATGACCACATAATGGTGTGATTTGCTATTTTTTCTGCTGAGTCAAGCACACGATTAAACAACTGTTTACAAAAAAATCGACCACGACACCGCAGATTATTTCATATCGtctatatgcatatattattcatatgaatttattttttcgTTTGCTCTGGTTTTATCGCGTTAAGTGTGTGAATTTGTTCCACTGATGGTACATGGATTGGAGTAATTTGGTAATTGGAGTAATTGGACTAATTTTTAAGCACTGACATTGCATATCAACACATTGACTTTtctaaaatcattttaaatgttcatgaACTAATAAAATCAAATTGGCATCAAACCATTACCAACCTTATACCTTCATTATTTCGCAATTTCActgtccattttaaatgtttttttccagatacaCATCAAGTTGCTAACATCGAATTTGCTGAGAACAGCGAAGTGAACTTAAAGTGTGAGCCGTCGCGTAAGGGCTCTCTTGTACTCTGGTTCCGAGTCCAGGAGACAGGTGTACATTTCATAGCATCTTTCACCAGTAGTGGCCAGGTAAAAACGACCCTCGACGCACCTTTCGATAGTAAAAAGATTGACAACAACATCCTCATCCTGAAAGGGTTCCAAAAGGCACGAGACGCTGGACTGTACAGCTGTGCTTCAATCAACAACAATGCGCTGCACTTTGGGAAAGCAACGCGCATTGAAGGACTTTCAGGTATTTTTCGAcaaatttgttaatttgttaataattgctcttcttcttcttttattatcattattattattattattagtagtagtagtagtagttgtagcagtagtagtagtagtaatgttaatggtaaatattaattaaaaatattaatgacacTAAGATAAATCACCaatagtttattattattattattattattattatgtagtCTTGGTAGTTATAGTGGTAATTATACTATAATTAGTAGCATTTGCAATACAATGAACATATAAAACTGTATAAGTGAGTTAAACAGCTATAATCCAATGATGTCAATTTCTTATGACTCGTTTCCAAAGAGCCAAAACCAACCGTTAAGGCGACAACAAAGAAAGCTCCCACAAAAGCAGCGGACACTGTCCTCAAGTGTACCAGGGAACCTTGCCAGTGCGAGGAAAGAACGAATACCTACAGTAAGTATTTCCTCACCGGACTGCAGTCAGGCATTATATATTATAGAACGATGATTGTCGCGCTAAAGTTTAACTTCGAGTGAGCCTTGCATTAAAACCGGCGAAACGCAGAATCAAGCATCTCTTctatttcagcatatttttccGATGTAGAAGGAATAGCTGCCTTCGCTTGTTTAGGTG belongs to Megalops cyprinoides isolate fMegCyp1 chromosome 5, fMegCyp1.pri, whole genome shotgun sequence and includes:
- the cd8a gene encoding T-cell surface glycoprotein CD8 alpha chain, giving the protein MDTHQVANIEFAENSEVNLKCEPSRKGSLVLWFRVQETGVHFIASFTSSGQVKTTLDAPFDSKKIDNNILILKGFQKARDAGLYSCASINNNALHFGKATRIEGLSEPKPTVKATTKKAPTKAADTVLKCTREPCQCEERTNTYSKYFLTGLQSGIIYYRTMIDMHKGAITATAVGSKPFISTCHAHTHVHGCTCMHRHIRPHAHIHVHTHTHFHIYFSETTASCSWIIWTPVAGGCGLLFIILIIIICYCNRMRKRRCPHHYKRRPKSQARVRQASPDRYV